The Cellvibrio zantedeschiae genomic sequence GTTATCAACCTGACGATAAATAAATGCTGGCGATTTAGGCTGCGTGCAAATACCAAAACCACAGGAAATTGTCACGCAATCATAAGGAGGGTTGGCCTTATGTGGAATTGCCAACTGCTCAACTGCACTGCGAATATTATTGATAAACGTAATAACATCCTCACGGGTGCGACTGTGATACTGCAAGAAAAATTCTTCACCGCCCACGCGATAACCTGAATCCGATGTTCGCTGTAAATGCTCGCGAATAACCTTGCCGATATTACGCAACACATCATCACCAGCAGCGTGTCCGTAGGTATCATTAAATAATTTGAAATGATCGAGATCGAAGAGCGCTATTCCCACTACAGATTGCGGGCTCGCCGCCACACTTAAGGATGAAAAATGGCGTTCGAATTTATTGCGGTTGAGCAAACCGGTTAAGGTATCAATGTGGCTGTACGTAATAGCTGTTACGTCGGTGAAAATCCAGATTCTTGATTGCCCTAAATCCTGATCCTGAAAAGAAACGCTCCGCCGCCGGAACACGCGCCCATCGCGCAAACGAATTTCATCTTCAAGCGATTGGGACGTTTGATGCAAGGATTCTATGATGCGCAGAAAACCGTCGGGGTCGACCAACTGCGACAAGGCGTATTGCATAATCGCCCTTCCCTCATCGTCAAGATGAGTATCCAGCGGAATATTCCACAACTCACGAAAACGGGTATTGGTATAAATCATTTGACGGTTATTACCGACAATCAAAATGCCATCGGGTAATGCGTCGAGCACGTTTTTAAGTAGCTCTACATTAAGGAGCTTGTAATCCATGTTGTTGCCTGATGTTTCTAATTAGAAGGCCACGATTAGCGTAAGTCGATCTTGCTGTCAGGTGGTTTTTTCTTAATGGATCATTATCGTTTGTTGTATAGTTTTGAACATAACACAAGCTTACACTGCCTATATTTTATACTACCCAAATAATGACCAGCTCGCCTATGAAATTATTCCCGTTTTCCGCCAGGGTTACTATCAGCCTCATAATAGCGGGAGTAATCGCAGTTTTTGCTACCTTTCCTGATACTTTTTTTCCACTTCTAAGTCTGGAGCGAGCCAAACTGGCTGATGGCGAAATTTGGCGATTATTCACCGGTAACTTTGTGCACTTTGGCTGGGCACACAGCTTGATGAATCTTGCCGCTTTTGCCATTTTTGTATTTGCACTGGCAACAAGCTTTTCAACCCCGCGTTTTATAGCACTGATTCTGTTCTGCTGCACAGCGGTTGGCTTGGGGGTTTATTACCTGAATCCAGAATATGAAACCTACGCCGGTTTATCAGGGGCGATTCATGGATTTTTTGTAGCAGGATTGCTCCTAAACAACCGCCACGCTTTTTGGGTGAATGGACTTTTAACGGCTGCGCTTTTTGGCAAAATTATTCTAGAACATCAACCAGGCTACCAAGCCACCGAACTGCAATCACTTCTACCTGTTGCTGTTGCTTACGACGCACATTTATACGGAGCCATAGCAGGATTAATTTTTGGCTTGGGTGGTTTATTTATCGATAAGTATCTGCGCAAGCGACATACTTAATCATTGGCATCCTCATCACCCAACACCATATTCCCACCCGCTTCTTTCCCTAATCGCAGTAAATGGGTAGCACTTTTGATTTGCGGATCAACACCATCTTGCATATGGTTACTAACGCCGGCGCTAAAATAAAGCCGTTTGGATTCGCCGTTAATCACACATTCTTCAGAAGATAATAGCTGCCGTACCCTGCTAATAAGGGAAACCGCTTTTTCATTGTCCAACCCCGGCAAGAGCACAAAAAAATCATCCGCATCCGCACGACAAATTAAAAAGCGTTCAAGCATATTATTTAAACACTGCGCCACATGTTTGAGCGCAAGATCACCGGATTCATGACCGTATTGTTCGTTAAAATCCCGGAAGTGATCTACGTTAATGACCGCTAGAGCCAAAGGCATGGATTTTTCCTGGGCGTTGCGATAAACCTCGCGCGCTGCGTTAAAAAAATGATGGCGATGATACAAACCTGTGAGGTGATCGCGCTGCGCTGC encodes the following:
- a CDS encoding sensor domain-containing diguanylate cyclase; the protein is MDYKLLNVELLKNVLDALPDGILIVGNNRQMIYTNTRFRELWNIPLDTHLDDEGRAIMQYALSQLVDPDGFLRIIESLHQTSQSLEDEIRLRDGRVFRRRSVSFQDQDLGQSRIWIFTDVTAITYSHIDTLTGLLNRNKFERHFSSLSVAASPQSVVGIALFDLDHFKLFNDTYGHAAGDDVLRNIGKVIREHLQRTSDSGYRVGGEEFFLQYHSRTREDVITFINNIRSAVEQLAIPHKANPPYDCVTISCGFGICTQPKSPAFIYRQVDNALYQSKANGRNQITLIELDELEL
- the rrtA gene encoding rhombosortase, producing the protein MKLFPFSARVTISLIIAGVIAVFATFPDTFFPLLSLERAKLADGEIWRLFTGNFVHFGWAHSLMNLAAFAIFVFALATSFSTPRFIALILFCCTAVGLGVYYLNPEYETYAGLSGAIHGFFVAGLLLNNRHAFWVNGLLTAALFGKIILEHQPGYQATELQSLLPVAVAYDAHLYGAIAGLIFGLGGLFIDKYLRKRHT